Proteins from a single region of Cytophagaceae bacterium:
- a CDS encoding HNH endonuclease: MKSDQKLWTREELIIAINLYFKIPFGRLHSRNPQVIELAELLNRTPGSIAFKLVNFASLDPTLKQKGADHTSKLDKEIWNEFYTNWDNLPFESEKLLANFQNTTVENLNNIPEADLPKEGIERERLVKTRVNQILFRKSILSAYDGKCCITGISLSELLVAGHIRPWSLDKENRMNPENGLCLNSLHDKAYENGLISITPEYRIVVSKDLPKNESWDFDYFRKFEGNEIQLPKRFLPNPEFLKYHYNERFRK; encoded by the coding sequence ATGAAATCTGACCAAAAACTATGGACCCGGGAAGAATTGATTATCGCAATCAATTTATATTTCAAAATACCGTTTGGAAGGCTTCATTCAAGGAATCCGCAGGTTATTGAATTGGCCGAATTGCTAAACAGAACTCCAGGTTCGATTGCATTTAAGCTTGTAAATTTTGCCAGTTTAGATCCAACTTTAAAACAAAAAGGAGCTGACCATACCAGTAAATTGGACAAAGAAATTTGGAATGAATTCTATACTAATTGGGATAATTTACCATTTGAAAGTGAAAAGCTCCTTGCCAATTTTCAAAATACCACTGTAGAAAATCTGAACAATATCCCAGAAGCGGATTTGCCAAAAGAAGGTATTGAAAGAGAAAGATTAGTAAAAACGAGGGTAAATCAGATTCTTTTTAGAAAGTCAATTTTAAGTGCTTATGATGGCAAATGCTGCATTACAGGAATTAGTTTGAGTGAACTTTTAGTTGCTGGCCACATTAGGCCATGGAGTTTGGATAAAGAAAATAGGATGAATCCTGAAAATGGTTTATGCCTAAATTCACTTCACGATAAAGCATACGAAAATGGTTTAATTTCGATCACACCTGAATATAGGATTGTTGTCTCAAAAGATTTACCTAAAAATGAATCATGGGATTTTGATTACTTTCGAAAATTTGAAGGAAATGAAATCCAATTGCCTAAAAGATTTTTACCAAATCCAGAATTTTTGAAATATCATTACAATGAACGTTTCCGTAAATAA
- a CDS encoding alpha/beta hydrolase codes for MPHTNFFLEAFDGRKMFFNQWVAGPDAVASIALVHGLGEHSGRYEHLAVFFNSHKINVIAVDLFGHGKTEGKKGHTPKMDDYLWQIDFLINLTQKLAPDLPVFLYGHSMGGCLVLNYLYKKQSKLAGLIATAPAIQPGFKVPALKMLVGKIGRKLAPGLIQKNGLDLGNLSHDPLVAEKYVADPLVHNLLSAELGMGILEYGNWLESNETISQVPVLIMHGSEDKLTNFAASKAFSEKAEGNVTFKPWPGMYHEIHNETDKQLVFDYTLDWIKKII; via the coding sequence ATGCCTCATACCAATTTCTTTCTCGAAGCCTTTGATGGTCGGAAAATGTTTTTCAATCAGTGGGTAGCAGGTCCTGATGCCGTGGCGAGTATCGCATTGGTGCATGGCCTGGGCGAGCACAGTGGTAGGTATGAGCATTTGGCAGTTTTTTTTAACAGCCACAAAATTAATGTTATAGCGGTCGATCTGTTTGGACATGGGAAAACTGAAGGCAAAAAAGGCCATACCCCAAAAATGGACGATTATCTGTGGCAGATTGATTTCCTGATAAATCTCACTCAAAAACTCGCTCCCGACTTGCCGGTTTTCCTTTATGGTCACAGCATGGGGGGCTGCCTGGTGCTCAATTATTTATATAAAAAACAATCTAAACTGGCCGGACTCATTGCCACAGCTCCTGCTATTCAACCCGGCTTTAAAGTACCGGCTTTGAAAATGCTTGTTGGTAAAATTGGTAGAAAATTGGCTCCGGGTTTAATTCAAAAAAATGGATTAGACCTCGGAAACCTTTCTCATGATCCGTTAGTAGCCGAAAAATATGTCGCTGACCCCTTAGTTCATAATTTACTTTCAGCCGAATTAGGCATGGGGATTCTGGAATATGGCAACTGGCTCGAATCCAATGAAACCATTAGCCAAGTGCCTGTTCTGATTATGCATGGTTCAGAAGACAAACTCACCAATTTTGCAGCCTCAAAAGCCTTTTCAGAAAAAGCAGAGGGAAATGTCACCTTCAAGCCATGGCCCGGAATGTACCATGAAATTCATAACGAAACCGACAAACAGCTGGTTTTTGACTACACTCTGGATTGGATAAAAAAGATAATTTGA
- a CDS encoding dihydroorotate dehydrogenase-like protein, with protein sequence MADLRTKYLGLNLRTPLVVSANPLSQKIDNILQMEDSGAGAVVLFSLFEEQIRNEAAHLEEMYKSTSQMFAEASGFFPEVDDFGVGSSEYLELIHQAKKRTNMPIIGSLNGVTPEGWLQYAKEIEQAGADALELNVFFVAANDTYTADYVEQRYVDILTELKKDLKIPVAVKLNPYFSSLANMAKKLEQAGANGLVLFNRFYQPDFDIYKLKVLNNLDLSQSQEIRLPLLWLAVLSGRTSCSLAATTGIESADELVKYILAGADVGMVASSLYRHGISHINIILAELENYMNIMGFKDLAAFRGHLSQARVANPTAFERTNYIQIIEDKKYRI encoded by the coding sequence ATGGCAGATTTAAGAACAAAATATCTCGGCTTAAACCTCCGCACACCGCTGGTGGTCTCAGCCAACCCTTTGAGTCAGAAAATCGACAACATCCTGCAGATGGAAGACTCCGGTGCAGGTGCTGTGGTGCTGTTCTCTCTCTTCGAAGAGCAAATCAGAAACGAGGCCGCTCATCTCGAAGAAATGTACAAATCCACCTCACAGATGTTTGCCGAGGCCTCGGGCTTCTTCCCTGAAGTGGATGATTTCGGTGTGGGTTCTTCAGAATATCTGGAGCTCATTCACCAGGCCAAAAAACGCACCAATATGCCCATCATCGGCAGTTTGAATGGTGTTACACCCGAAGGCTGGCTGCAATATGCCAAAGAAATAGAGCAAGCCGGAGCCGACGCCCTGGAGCTCAATGTATTCTTTGTGGCCGCCAACGACACCTACACTGCCGACTATGTGGAGCAGCGGTATGTTGATATCCTGACCGAGCTCAAAAAAGACCTCAAAATACCCGTGGCTGTCAAGCTGAACCCTTACTTCTCGTCGCTGGCCAATATGGCCAAAAAACTGGAGCAAGCCGGTGCCAACGGTCTGGTGTTGTTTAACCGCTTCTATCAGCCCGATTTTGATATTTATAAGCTAAAAGTGCTCAACAACCTCGACCTCAGTCAGTCGCAGGAAATACGTCTGCCGCTGTTGTGGCTGGCCGTGTTGAGTGGCCGTACCTCGTGCTCTCTTGCAGCTACCACGGGTATCGAAAGTGCCGATGAGCTCGTGAAATACATCCTTGCCGGTGCCGACGTGGGCATGGTGGCCTCTTCGCTCTACCGTCATGGCATATCGCATATCAATATCATATTGGCTGAGCTCGAAAACTACATGAACATAATGGGCTTCAAAGATCTGGCTGCCTTCCGTGGGCATCTGAGTCAGGCACGTGTGGCTAATCCTACTGCCTTTGAGCGTACCAACTACATTCAGATCATCGAAGACAAAAAATACCGAATATAA
- a CDS encoding glycosyltransferase, with product MKILIISVVYPYPADAGGSAGTFKMIDFLRKSNQITLVCPQTAPENHRELKNIWHDVEIQMIGPESSPEPKFSFKEFIKKKVRKTQEKEDVFKQSMLFFRPSFIEYYFDNLIDLVKGLCKKTQYDLAVVEFIDMAPIAEFLPKNLCKVFVHHEIRHRRMDLEFNTLQNKPVGGEWKIFNTKLLEVALINRFDKVICLTEQDKIFLEQDGVSPEKLEVSPLSVQITDHNTNIPFNFANRLVYLGPEIHFPNLDAVDWFLTNCWIPLKNSFPDLQFEVVGKWKKETQAKYDKLPGVIFHGYIEDLEDVLEGAIMVVPLRIGSGMRMKILEGASWHMPIVSTNIGAEGLPMKNGENCFLADSPADFVEAVSKLINSKELQEQFIENSREIIRTDYSIEECGKRRLEIFEKLVAINAG from the coding sequence ATGAAAATACTGATTATTTCGGTAGTATATCCATATCCTGCAGATGCCGGTGGAAGTGCAGGAACGTTCAAAATGATAGATTTTTTAAGAAAATCAAATCAGATTACTTTGGTTTGCCCGCAAACTGCTCCCGAAAACCATAGGGAGCTGAAAAACATCTGGCATGACGTTGAAATCCAAATGATTGGTCCGGAATCAAGCCCCGAGCCAAAATTCTCTTTTAAAGAATTTATCAAGAAGAAAGTTAGGAAAACTCAGGAAAAAGAAGATGTTTTCAAGCAATCAATGCTTTTCTTTAGACCTAGTTTTATAGAATATTATTTCGATAATCTAATTGACCTTGTAAAAGGTTTATGTAAAAAAACACAATATGATCTGGCTGTAGTTGAGTTTATTGATATGGCTCCGATTGCCGAGTTTCTGCCAAAAAATTTGTGTAAAGTATTCGTTCATCACGAAATCAGGCACCGAAGGATGGATTTGGAATTTAATACCCTTCAAAATAAACCGGTTGGTGGGGAATGGAAAATTTTCAATACAAAACTCCTTGAAGTTGCACTGATAAACAGATTTGATAAGGTAATTTGTCTTACTGAGCAAGATAAAATATTTTTGGAGCAAGACGGTGTTTCTCCCGAAAAACTCGAGGTTTCACCCTTGTCTGTACAAATCACTGATCATAATACTAACATTCCCTTTAATTTTGCAAACCGTTTGGTTTACCTTGGTCCTGAAATTCATTTTCCAAACCTCGACGCCGTTGATTGGTTTTTAACTAATTGTTGGATTCCTTTGAAAAATAGTTTTCCTGATCTTCAGTTTGAGGTTGTTGGAAAGTGGAAAAAAGAGACCCAAGCCAAATATGATAAGCTTCCCGGTGTGATATTTCACGGTTATATCGAAGACCTGGAAGATGTTTTGGAAGGGGCAATCATGGTCGTTCCACTCAGGATTGGCAGTGGAATGAGGATGAAAATATTGGAGGGGGCCTCCTGGCATATGCCTATAGTAAGTACTAATATCGGAGCCGAAGGCTTGCCCATGAAAAATGGAGAAAATTGTTTTCTTGCCGACAGCCCCGCTGACTTTGTGGAGGCAGTATCAAAGCTCATCAATAGCAAAGAATTACAGGAACAGTTCATCGAAAATTCAAGAGAAATAATCCGCACCGATTACTCCATAGAAGAATGTGGAAAAAGAAGATTGGAAATTTTTGAAAAATTAGTTGCAATAAATGCCGGTTAA
- a CDS encoding thioredoxin family protein, whose protein sequence is MALTSSNMMNLGTVAPDFELIDIVSKKVMKYENIAGSKATVLMFICNHCPYVVHIMPEIIKIIKEFKAKGVGFVAISSNDIVAYPQDGPDHMKDFAEKWEMDCPYLFDESQDVARAYDAACTPDFYIFSENKKLIYRGRLDESRPKVENPAPLNGKDIRGALNAHLAGQLISEIQFPSMGCNIKWKNPDHN, encoded by the coding sequence ATGGCATTGACTTCTTCAAATATGATGAATCTGGGTACAGTAGCACCTGATTTTGAATTGATTGATATTGTTTCTAAAAAAGTCATGAAATACGAGAATATTGCAGGAAGCAAGGCAACTGTGCTGATGTTTATTTGTAATCATTGCCCTTACGTAGTTCATATTATGCCTGAAATTATCAAAATAATTAAAGAATTTAAAGCAAAAGGTGTTGGTTTTGTGGCAATTAGCTCCAATGATATTGTGGCATATCCACAGGATGGACCCGACCACATGAAAGATTTTGCTGAAAAATGGGAGATGGATTGTCCTTATCTTTTTGATGAATCACAGGATGTAGCCCGGGCATACGATGCCGCCTGCACACCTGATTTTTATATTTTTTCGGAGAACAAAAAATTGATTTATCGGGGGAGACTTGACGAATCGCGACCAAAAGTTGAAAACCCCGCTCCACTCAATGGTAAAGACATTCGTGGAGCACTTAACGCCCATCTTGCCGGACAATTGATTTCCGAGATTCAGTTTCCAAGCATGGGTTGCAACATAAAATGGAAAAACCCTGACCATAATTAA
- a CDS encoding mechanosensitive ion channel, translating to MIAKFLDSKYFEVLASVLIVGLVFIIRAFFRSLIRRQAVKYDLDKSQRKYANKFFNFVLAVVLFVCLGIIWDVSVKGLSIYFASIFTIIGVALFANWSILSNITSSIILFFNSPFKIGSKIKIIDKEDSIEGTVVDITFFSIQIKNADGDMIFYPNNIAIQKPIKHLK from the coding sequence ATGATTGCCAAATTTCTCGATAGCAAATACTTTGAAGTGCTGGCCAGTGTGCTGATAGTAGGCCTGGTATTTATTATCAGGGCATTTTTCAGGTCTTTAATTCGTCGGCAGGCTGTCAAATATGACCTTGACAAGAGCCAAAGAAAATACGCCAACAAGTTTTTTAATTTTGTGCTGGCTGTAGTGTTATTTGTATGTCTGGGTATAATTTGGGATGTTTCTGTAAAAGGGCTTTCGATTTATTTTGCATCCATTTTTACCATTATTGGGGTAGCATTATTTGCGAATTGGTCAATTCTGAGCAATATCACTTCCTCGATTATTCTTTTTTTTAATTCTCCATTTAAAATTGGTTCCAAAATCAAAATCATTGATAAAGAAGATTCTATTGAAGGAACTGTGGTCGATATTACTTTTTTTTCGATTCAAATTAAAAATGCAGATGGCGATATGATTTTTTATCCTAATAATATTGCCATTCAGAAACCTATAAAACACCTCAAATGA
- a CDS encoding glycosyl transferase, giving the protein MPNKFAFTICSINYLAQARVLSDSLKKTNPDYEFVIGLCDKIEGSGVDSSKLADLNLLEVHNIGIQAFDEMCDRYDITELNTAVKPFYFDYFFKNNPALQSVIYFDPDIEIFEPLTGIEEGLSRHNIVLTPHFFTPIFDEKSRTEQQMFVNGIYNLGFLAVSRSAETQKFLDWWMYKLRKECYMDIQNGMFVDQLYCNMVPLYFEGVKIDKYPGYNIAYWNLHERNFTKSGEKYLVNGQPLVFYHYSGINFADPDNISRWQNRFDLNNRPELRTLYENYRKQISDADNAYLKTIRCFYLKPVPVPPKKSLLKRALTSVTFRIYNFFEKLPV; this is encoded by the coding sequence ATGCCCAATAAGTTTGCCTTTACTATTTGCAGTATCAATTATCTCGCTCAGGCCAGGGTATTGTCTGATTCGTTAAAAAAAACAAATCCAGATTATGAATTTGTAATCGGATTGTGCGACAAAATAGAAGGCAGTGGTGTAGATTCTTCCAAACTAGCCGATCTAAATCTCCTTGAAGTTCATAATATTGGCATACAGGCATTTGATGAAATGTGTGATCGCTATGATATTACAGAGCTTAATACCGCAGTTAAGCCATTTTATTTTGATTATTTTTTCAAAAACAACCCTGCCTTACAGTCTGTAATTTATTTTGATCCGGATATTGAGATTTTTGAGCCTCTGACCGGAATAGAAGAGGGATTGTCAAGGCATAATATTGTATTAACACCTCATTTTTTTACTCCGATTTTTGATGAAAAGAGCCGTACAGAGCAACAAATGTTTGTAAACGGCATTTATAATCTTGGTTTTTTGGCAGTTAGCCGTTCGGCAGAGACCCAAAAATTTCTGGATTGGTGGATGTATAAACTCAGGAAAGAATGTTATATGGATATTCAGAACGGGATGTTTGTAGATCAACTATACTGCAATATGGTGCCATTGTATTTTGAAGGGGTAAAAATTGATAAATATCCAGGGTACAATATTGCTTATTGGAACTTGCATGAGAGGAATTTTACTAAATCAGGAGAAAAATACCTGGTAAATGGTCAACCGCTAGTTTTTTATCATTACAGTGGAATCAACTTTGCAGATCCTGACAATATCTCCCGCTGGCAAAATAGGTTTGATTTAAATAACAGACCTGAACTACGTACCTTGTATGAAAATTACCGCAAACAAATATCCGACGCTGATAATGCATATCTAAAAACCATTAGATGTTTTTACCTCAAACCTGTGCCTGTTCCACCGAAAAAGAGTCTTTTGAAAAGAGCACTAACTTCCGTAACTTTCAGGATATATAATTTTTTCGAAAAACTACCTGTGTGA
- a CDS encoding T9SS type A sorting domain-containing protein produces MKSVAVKISWFLGVFLGVLAAHAQENGGLDCSQAKIRSAQNARLAARAAYPGDTLIDVTYVKLDLTIRQQDRYILGAAKTIFKAKGTIKEVSLDLTGQLKVYAVISKGRKLAYSQGSNKVKITLPTVLNTGGEETIDVFYEGTPPTTAFGSFSFGTHGTAKAPAVWSLSEPYGAPDWWPCKDDPADKIDSTQVSITMDKSFVSVSNGILSDMIDNGAANTRTYVWKNSHPISHYLVSVACSNYVLYDFNWQYGGKTMPVLNYIYPESLTQNLKTLLDRTGDMLTFFSDTFGEYPFINEKYGHAMCGFGGGMEHQTVSSMGGFSESLIAHELAHQWFGDKITCKTWADIFMNEAFASYSEALWAEKRTGKSAYMSNINGHITRAKTVTEPVYISNPKDENLVFDYNLTYGKGAVVLHMLRGVLGDAAFFDVLKGFMASEHAYKAATINDFRVFAEKQSGKELKYFFDEWVYGTGFPVYKINWLSAGANKLKIEASQTGSKLFRMPMEVKVVYKDGKEEVRIIVIDKATNVFEINDLTGGELSEVTFDPNGWIMKTMTVGKLELLGNEPKADESWIYPNPVNDILTVKVPENGLYELEIRDIRGGKVDLREATKGKVDVSRIQAGKYFLRVLTAERAVNGVFVKE; encoded by the coding sequence ATGAAATCGGTAGCGGTAAAGATTAGCTGGTTTTTGGGTGTGTTTTTAGGAGTTTTAGCAGCTCATGCACAGGAAAATGGAGGTTTGGATTGCTCACAGGCTAAGATACGCTCGGCACAAAATGCCCGGTTGGCGGCCAGAGCGGCGTATCCCGGCGACACGTTGATAGATGTGACTTATGTAAAACTCGACCTTACGATAAGGCAGCAAGACAGGTATATTCTGGGTGCTGCGAAGACGATTTTTAAGGCGAAAGGCACCATAAAAGAGGTGAGCCTCGACCTCACGGGCCAACTGAAGGTATATGCGGTGATTTCGAAAGGAAGGAAACTGGCGTATAGTCAGGGCAGTAACAAAGTCAAAATTACGCTGCCAACGGTACTCAATACCGGCGGAGAGGAGACGATTGATGTATTTTATGAAGGCACCCCGCCCACCACGGCATTCGGGAGTTTTAGTTTTGGCACACATGGCACGGCAAAAGCCCCGGCAGTATGGAGCCTGAGTGAGCCATACGGTGCCCCCGACTGGTGGCCCTGCAAAGATGACCCGGCCGACAAGATTGACAGCACGCAGGTGAGTATCACCATGGATAAGAGTTTTGTGTCGGTGTCAAACGGAATCCTTAGTGACATGATTGACAATGGTGCGGCCAATACCAGGACCTATGTATGGAAAAACAGCCATCCGATCAGCCACTATCTGGTGTCGGTGGCCTGCAGCAACTACGTTTTGTATGATTTTAACTGGCAATATGGCGGTAAAACAATGCCGGTGCTCAACTATATTTACCCCGAGTCACTTACCCAAAACCTGAAAACGCTGCTCGACCGTACGGGCGATATGCTGACGTTTTTCTCGGATACGTTTGGCGAATACCCATTTATCAACGAAAAGTATGGACATGCCATGTGCGGCTTTGGCGGTGGCATGGAGCACCAGACGGTAAGCTCGATGGGTGGATTTTCGGAGAGCCTGATTGCTCATGAGCTGGCTCACCAGTGGTTTGGTGACAAGATTACCTGCAAAACCTGGGCGGATATCTTTATGAATGAGGCGTTTGCGTCGTATTCGGAGGCCCTGTGGGCAGAAAAAAGAACCGGAAAGTCGGCATATATGAGTAATATCAACGGTCACATAACCCGTGCGAAAACGGTGACTGAGCCGGTGTATATCAGCAACCCTAAGGATGAGAATCTGGTATTTGACTATAATCTAACCTACGGAAAAGGGGCCGTGGTGCTGCACATGCTGCGGGGTGTGCTGGGCGATGCGGCGTTTTTTGATGTTTTGAAGGGTTTTATGGCATCGGAACACGCCTACAAGGCTGCCACAATTAACGACTTCAGGGTGTTTGCAGAAAAGCAGTCGGGCAAGGAGTTGAAATATTTCTTTGACGAATGGGTGTATGGCACGGGATTTCCGGTGTATAAAATCAACTGGCTGTCGGCCGGAGCCAATAAGCTCAAAATAGAAGCCAGCCAGACCGGCTCCAAGCTTTTCAGGATGCCGATGGAAGTGAAGGTGGTGTATAAAGACGGAAAAGAAGAAGTGAGAATTATAGTGATAGATAAAGCCACGAATGTTTTTGAAATCAATGATTTAACCGGCGGCGAGTTGAGTGAGGTGACATTTGACCCCAATGGCTGGATCATGAAAACTATGACCGTGGGCAAATTGGAACTGCTGGGCAATGAGCCAAAAGCAGATGAAAGCTGGATATATCCCAACCCGGTAAATGATATTTTGACAGTAAAAGTACCTGAGAATGGCCTTTATGAGCTGGAAATAAGAGATATAAGGGGAGGAAAGGTGGACTTAAGGGAGGCTACCAAAGGAAAAGTCGATGTGAGCAGAATACAGGCCGGAAAGTATTTTTTGAGGGTTTTGACTGCTGAAAGGGCTGTAAACGGGGTTTTTGTGAAGGAGTGA
- a CDS encoding glycoside hydrolase family 99-like domain-containing protein produces the protein MPVKPIAIHLPQFHPTPENNEWWGQGFTEWTNVVKAEPNFKGHYQPHLPADLGFYDLRLPDARKAQADLAKAYGIHGFCYYHYWFEGKRLLKEPTEGILESGEPDFPYCLFWANESWSRRWLGEEKEVLMKQTYSDTDDEDHARYLLQFFKDPRYIRVHDRPVFLIYRPYDLPDVKKTIQTFKKISAENNLPEPYLIASNAQDRDKNPLEYGFDDVIFFEPKLYVLSEFTVDGPTWKKFIRNILQGLVSASLKVYPYKQYKERASLVNKNMKYKGLPCTLVGFDNTARRGKNAIAITGQNTSDFEDSLREAVEAVKDRPEDEKIVFINAWNEWAEGNHLEPDQKDGLKYLEIVKKVFVS, from the coding sequence ATGCCGGTTAAACCAATAGCTATACATCTTCCTCAGTTTCATCCTACACCCGAAAATAACGAATGGTGGGGACAAGGATTTACCGAATGGACCAATGTGGTCAAAGCTGAGCCTAATTTCAAAGGTCACTATCAGCCCCACTTACCTGCTGATTTGGGCTTTTATGATTTACGTCTTCCTGATGCCAGAAAAGCACAGGCCGACCTTGCCAAAGCGTACGGTATTCACGGTTTTTGTTATTATCATTACTGGTTTGAAGGAAAAAGGTTGTTGAAAGAACCTACTGAAGGCATTCTGGAATCTGGAGAACCCGATTTCCCGTATTGCCTTTTTTGGGCCAATGAATCCTGGTCACGAAGATGGCTGGGCGAAGAAAAGGAAGTGCTGATGAAACAAACCTATTCTGACACCGACGACGAAGACCATGCCCGATATCTGCTTCAGTTTTTTAAAGATCCGAGGTACATTAGAGTACATGACAGACCAGTTTTTTTGATTTATCGTCCGTATGATTTGCCAGACGTAAAAAAGACAATTCAGACTTTCAAAAAAATTTCTGCTGAAAATAACCTCCCTGAGCCATATTTGATTGCCTCTAATGCTCAGGACAGAGACAAAAACCCTTTGGAATATGGTTTTGATGATGTAATTTTCTTCGAACCCAAACTTTACGTTCTTTCAGAGTTTACTGTTGACGGCCCAACCTGGAAAAAATTCATTAGGAACATTTTGCAAGGTTTAGTGAGTGCTTCATTAAAAGTGTATCCTTACAAACAATATAAAGAAAGAGCAAGTCTGGTCAACAAAAATATGAAGTATAAAGGCCTTCCTTGTACACTCGTTGGCTTTGATAATACAGCCAGGAGAGGGAAAAATGCCATTGCAATTACCGGGCAAAATACTTCAGATTTTGAAGATTCACTTAGAGAAGCGGTGGAGGCCGTAAAAGATCGTCCCGAAGATGAGAAAATAGTTTTTATCAACGCCTGGAACGAATGGGCAGAAGGGAATCACCTGGAACCTGACCAAAAAGATGGATTAAAATACCTTGAAATAGTCAAAAAAGTATTTGTATCCTGA
- a CDS encoding RNA methyltransferase, translating into MIILPEAFAKNMKLILGDEFQDFEKALQSEVPISIRINPAKSLENLQLDIDSDVPWSHFGNYLKSRPVFTLDPSFHAGAYYVQEASSMFLEEVFRQTAPQKESLRVLDLCGAPGGKSTHLASLLTENDLLVSNEVIKSRLGVLKENLQKWGFSNVIVSNQDPETFADLEGFFDVVVVDAPCSGEGLFRKDPNAMSEWSENHVQMCSARQKRILSAAAMLVAPGGVLIYSTCTYNPYENQENAAWLCRTLDFDPVKLTLNPEWKVAEKGGGYQFFPHKTRGEGFFISAFRNLSNDRRYAKARINLNHLSRELTEVVKPWIKATKVDNYEFYKKEDGNIVAIKASLLSDFGSVMKALNRRSSGLEIGIFKGKDFIPSHAFALSDLINPDLDAVELNRDNALKFLKKEAFEMPQEANDGWLVMQYSGLNLGWVKKIGGRVNNYLPTEWRIRMEIE; encoded by the coding sequence ATGATAATTCTGCCGGAAGCCTTCGCAAAAAATATGAAACTGATTCTGGGTGATGAATTCCAGGATTTTGAAAAGGCTCTTCAGTCCGAGGTGCCCATTAGTATCAGGATAAATCCCGCAAAAAGTCTGGAAAATCTTCAGCTTGACATAGATAGTGATGTGCCTTGGTCACACTTTGGGAATTATTTAAAAAGTCGTCCGGTTTTTACGCTCGATCCCTCATTTCATGCGGGTGCATATTACGTGCAGGAGGCGTCTTCTATGTTTTTAGAGGAAGTATTTCGTCAAACGGCACCCCAAAAAGAAAGTCTTCGGGTGCTCGACTTATGTGGTGCCCCAGGTGGAAAAAGTACACATTTGGCATCTTTATTAACAGAAAATGACCTTCTGGTTTCCAATGAAGTAATAAAATCAAGATTAGGTGTACTCAAAGAAAACCTGCAGAAATGGGGCTTTTCCAATGTCATAGTTTCCAATCAGGATCCGGAAACTTTCGCTGATCTGGAAGGTTTTTTTGATGTGGTAGTGGTAGATGCCCCCTGCTCGGGCGAAGGACTTTTTAGAAAAGACCCTAATGCGATGTCGGAATGGAGCGAAAACCATGTACAAATGTGTTCGGCACGCCAAAAACGTATATTGAGTGCAGCGGCTATGCTCGTGGCTCCCGGTGGAGTTTTGATTTATTCTACCTGCACCTACAACCCATATGAAAATCAGGAAAATGCTGCCTGGCTATGTCGCACGCTAGACTTTGACCCTGTAAAACTAACATTAAATCCGGAATGGAAAGTGGCAGAAAAGGGAGGCGGTTATCAGTTTTTTCCTCATAAAACCCGGGGAGAAGGTTTCTTTATTTCGGCTTTTCGCAATCTTTCCAATGATCGCAGATATGCAAAAGCAAGAATTAATCTCAACCACTTGAGCAGAGAGCTGACCGAGGTCGTAAAGCCATGGATTAAGGCGACAAAAGTGGACAATTACGAATTTTACAAGAAAGAAGACGGAAATATAGTTGCTATTAAGGCTTCTTTATTGTCTGATTTTGGAAGTGTAATGAAGGCATTAAACAGACGTTCATCTGGCCTTGAAATCGGAATTTTTAAAGGTAAAGATTTTATACCTTCCCATGCTTTTGCTTTGTCTGACTTGATAAATCCGGATTTGGATGCGGTGGAACTTAATCGTGACAATGCTTTAAAATTCCTAAAAAAAGAGGCTTTTGAAATGCCTCAGGAGGCAAATGATGGCTGGTTGGTAATGCAATACTCAGGCTTAAATCTGGGATGGGTAAAGAAAATTGGGGGTAGAGTCAATAATTATTTGCCCACCGAATGGCGGATCAGAATGGAGATTGAGTGA